The window CTCGCCTCGCCGATGATGCGATCGCTCCTGGCGGAATTGCGTCGCCGCTACGACTACGTCCTGCTCGACTCCCCGCCGGCGCTGGGACTCAGCGATGCCGCCCTCGCCGCGCGGCTCGCCGACGCCGTCCTGTTCATCGTGCAATGGGAAAAGACGGACGAGGCGCTCGCCGCCAGCGGCGTCGACGCGCTGATGCGCGTGCAGGCGCCGGTGGTGGGGGCCGCGGTGACCCAGGTCAACGTCCGCAGGCACGCACGCTACGGCTACGGGGATGTCGGCACCTACCATGGCGCCTACCGCGGCTACTTCGCGAATTGAGCCACGGGAACTCAACCTCGAATCCACGCCGGACACGGATCCGGACGCGGCAGAAGGAACGGGGGTTCAGATGAACACATCGGCAACACGGAACGGGGGAATGCCGCCGCCTTCATTCCCGGCCGGCACCGAACCCATACCCCGCATCCGGGTGGAGGACGACCGGTATACCGGCACCTGCGAGGAGATGGGCCCGGATCCCGTCTGGGATGCGCGTGTCGCGGGCACGCCGGGCGGCAGCATCGTCCAGACCGGCCGGTGGGCCGCATCCCGCAACCGGCTTGGTTTCAAGTCCTACCGGATCACGGTCAACGAAGCGGACGGGACGCTCGTGGCCGGGTGCCTGATGTACGCCAAGCGGCTGGGGCCCGGCACATGGGCCGGCGCCATCCCGTACGGGCCCTTGTCCTTCGGAAACCGTCCGTTCCGCGCGTCCGATGTGGTGCGCACCGTTGTCGCGCTGTCCCGCCAGCGCGGCATCCGGTTCCTTGTCATCCAACCGCCGGACTGTGGCTGGGCGTTCGATGAGGCCCTGGCGGTGGCGGGATTCCGCACGGATGTACCGGCCATCGCCCCGGAGGCCACCCTTCGCGTGGATCTCACACGGAGCAGGGACGAAATCCTGGCCGCCATGAGCACCATGCGCCGCCGCAACCTTCGCAAGGCATGGCGCGCCGGCTTCGACGTGAGCGAGGAGAGGGATCCCGCCGTTTTCCACCGCCTGCACGTCGCAACGGCCATGCGGCAGGGCTTCAACCCGGTCACCATCGGGAACCTCCAGGCCCAATACGACACCCTTGCCCCGGACTTCGGCAAACTGTTCGTCGCCCGCCTCAAAGGCCGCCCGGTCGCGGGCCTCTGGCTGACCCATTTCGCGGGAACGGTGACGCTGAAGCTGGCGGGTTGGGATGCGGCCGGCCACCGGTACGCGAACGATGCGGTCCACTGGGCCACCGTCGAATACGGCTGGGCGGCAGGGGCGCACACCTACGACCTGGGAGGTTTCGATCGGCGCAGCGCGGAACGGCTTACCGCCGGGCAGCCCTTGCCGGAGGATTTCGAAAAGACCCCCAGCTTCTTCAAACTCGGCTTCGGCGGCACGCCCGTGCTGCTTCCACGGGCCCGGTTCGCCTTCACCCACCCTGCCGCGAACGTCGCCTTCGGGGCTGTGGCACGGAAGGTCCTGACCACACCGGCGCTGCGTTGGTTCCTTCAAAGGCTCCGCAATGGATAGGTCCGGCTCCGGAACGGGGGCGGGGGCCCCCACCCCCGGAACAGCCGGCATTTTTGCGGGAGGCAACATGCTGCGCATGACCCTGAGCCTTTTGAAGCCGTTTTACCTCCGATCGCGCTACGTCGGGTCGCGCTGGATTGATCGGACATACGGCATCACGACCACC is drawn from Azospirillaceae bacterium and contains these coding sequences:
- a CDS encoding GNAT family N-acetyltransferase — its product is MPPPSFPAGTEPIPRIRVEDDRYTGTCEEMGPDPVWDARVAGTPGGSIVQTGRWAASRNRLGFKSYRITVNEADGTLVAGCLMYAKRLGPGTWAGAIPYGPLSFGNRPFRASDVVRTVVALSRQRGIRFLVIQPPDCGWAFDEALAVAGFRTDVPAIAPEATLRVDLTRSRDEILAAMSTMRRRNLRKAWRAGFDVSEERDPAVFHRLHVATAMRQGFNPVTIGNLQAQYDTLAPDFGKLFVARLKGRPVAGLWLTHFAGTVTLKLAGWDAAGHRYANDAVHWATVEYGWAAGAHTYDLGGFDRRSAERLTAGQPLPEDFEKTPSFFKLGFGGTPVLLPRARFAFTHPAANVAFGAVARKVLTTPALRWFLQRLRNG